From the genome of Streptobacillus canis, one region includes:
- a CDS encoding alpha amylase N-terminal ig-like domain-containing protein, producing the protein MEYILGIYKDGKFFKEVKLNRKNDRYIYKWAKVDVASYFFTITKIENGDKENFNVTYNHTSPFASEFRAYVDSKSAPKSISGIQSGIDILIEFNPHDFTFLLQKKKFIRFNIDISKFGLSNPKTFEITGDFNNWIPETEPITHIKDNLYEVILNIENGFYEYKFLIDHKWYPEKNEILVVGENGNLFPKGQLGNGKFVNEISKNINTGSKITAILHDMKKLIYFNKITEKEFEISIRTQKSDVERVYISVIPYTKDGKGLNRIYELERYIDYTNSFDYFKRILTFSEDIESFKYFFILEDGGVKNYYGLNGLEENLTNSLIYSKEDNDDIFYIPYWSREAIWYNIFPDRFYNADVYNDPIFNEFGPEKFKKNPNYESKFIKDYRWNKNEYAPLFERNRWCSDFSERTNWEVHLESNINYSLKYARLFGGDLKGIKEKIPYLKNLGINAVWLNPVFYSFQNHKYGANDFRHISPDFGTIRTSGKLHNIYINPENKYGNKSYLDVLGKNAVNNSELELLEVNLVGENKGKNGYLETDNPSSWVWTESDLIMVDLIKELHKNGIRVIFDAVFNHSSNYNFAFNLALAEGEKSQYASWYKFTDYSNYTEVREDMSEEEAYNTVNLNRKNLRYNGWAGFDTLPVFDSFNEEWKDYIFNITRKWMLGPDGKEHSNWQEDDGIDGWRLDVPNNLENQMFWKEWRQVVKKCKRDSYITAELWSNAGDDINSGDKFDAVMNYEWLKAVIGYFINQGTNFDDTYKLTAEQFFLELREKRTWYPLQAVQACQNLNGSHDTDRLYSRIVNDRIGRNLEEGKQYEKGYNIIRPDLAGNYHPNTTIDWKNCHIKPKDVLKLISIFQMTYIGAPMLYYGDEVGMWGATDPYCRKPMLWDEFWYDDERNTSYVNNDELYSQKPDMDLFEWYKKIIKIRKEHKSLVYGRIKPVYFNNEKDIIAYERYDKNESIIVVLNNSFEDHSNITITSFHNSKTYLDLLSGKKIKSDINGKMTFDIKAKKGYIFYLQKKDDEK; encoded by the coding sequence ATGGAATATATTTTAGGAATTTACAAAGATGGTAAATTTTTTAAAGAAGTAAAATTAAATAGAAAAAACGATAGGTATATATATAAATGGGCAAAAGTTGATGTAGCATCATATTTTTTTACTATTACTAAAATAGAAAATGGAGATAAAGAAAATTTTAATGTTACATATAACCATACTAGTCCATTTGCTTCTGAATTTAGAGCATATGTTGATAGTAAAAGTGCCCCTAAATCTATTTCAGGGATACAATCAGGTATAGATATTCTAATTGAATTTAATCCACATGATTTCACTTTTTTACTACAAAAGAAAAAATTTATTAGATTTAATATTGATATATCAAAATTTGGTTTATCTAATCCAAAAACATTTGAAATTACAGGAGATTTTAATAATTGGATTCCTGAAACTGAACCAATTACTCACATTAAAGATAACCTATACGAGGTAATTTTAAATATTGAAAATGGATTTTATGAATATAAATTTTTAATAGATCATAAATGGTATCCTGAAAAAAATGAAATTCTTGTAGTTGGAGAAAACGGAAATCTTTTCCCTAAAGGCCAATTAGGAAATGGTAAATTTGTAAATGAAATAAGTAAAAACATTAATACAGGCAGTAAAATAACAGCTATACTTCATGACATGAAAAAATTAATTTATTTCAATAAAATTACTGAAAAAGAATTTGAAATAAGTATACGGACTCAAAAATCAGATGTAGAAAGAGTATATATCTCTGTAATACCATACACTAAAGATGGTAAAGGGTTAAATAGAATATATGAACTTGAAAGATATATTGATTACACTAATTCTTTTGATTATTTCAAAAGGATACTTACATTCTCAGAAGATATAGAAAGCTTCAAGTATTTTTTCATACTTGAAGATGGTGGAGTCAAAAATTATTATGGATTAAATGGTCTTGAAGAAAATTTAACTAACTCATTAATTTACTCAAAAGAAGATAACGACGATATTTTCTATATTCCTTATTGGTCTAGAGAAGCTATATGGTATAACATATTTCCAGATAGATTTTACAATGCTGATGTATATAACGATCCCATATTCAATGAATTCGGACCTGAAAAATTTAAGAAAAATCCAAATTATGAAAGTAAATTTATCAAAGATTATAGATGGAACAAAAATGAATATGCCCCTCTTTTTGAAAGAAATAGATGGTGTTCTGACTTTAGTGAAAGAACAAATTGGGAAGTTCATCTAGAATCAAATATAAATTATTCACTTAAGTATGCAAGACTGTTTGGTGGAGATCTAAAGGGTATCAAAGAAAAAATACCATATCTTAAAAATTTAGGAATTAATGCAGTTTGGTTAAACCCTGTATTTTATTCTTTTCAAAACCATAAATATGGAGCTAATGATTTTAGACATATTTCACCTGATTTTGGAACTATTAGAACTAGTGGAAAATTACATAACATCTATATTAATCCTGAAAATAAATATGGTAATAAAAGTTATCTTGATGTATTAGGAAAAAACGCTGTTAATAATTCTGAACTAGAATTATTAGAAGTTAATTTAGTAGGAGAAAATAAAGGAAAAAATGGCTATTTAGAAACTGATAATCCTAGTAGTTGGGTTTGGACAGAATCAGATTTAATTATGGTAGATTTAATTAAAGAACTACACAAAAATGGAATTAGAGTAATATTTGATGCTGTATTTAATCATAGCAGTAACTATAACTTTGCATTTAATCTTGCACTTGCAGAAGGAGAAAAATCTCAATATGCAAGTTGGTATAAATTTACAGATTATTCAAACTATACTGAAGTTAGAGAAGATATGAGTGAAGAAGAAGCTTATAACACTGTAAATCTTAATAGAAAAAATTTAAGATATAATGGATGGGCAGGATTTGATACTTTGCCTGTTTTTGATAGTTTTAATGAAGAATGGAAAGACTACATCTTCAATATCACTAGAAAATGGATGTTAGGTCCTGACGGTAAAGAACATAGCAACTGGCAAGAAGATGATGGTATAGATGGATGGAGACTTGATGTCCCTAATAATCTTGAAAATCAAATGTTTTGGAAAGAATGGAGACAAGTTGTTAAAAAATGTAAAAGAGATTCATATATTACAGCAGAACTGTGGTCTAATGCAGGAGATGACATTAATTCCGGAGATAAATTTGATGCTGTTATGAACTATGAATGGCTTAAAGCTGTAATAGGATATTTCATAAATCAAGGAACTAATTTTGATGATACATACAAATTAACAGCTGAACAATTTTTCTTAGAATTAAGAGAAAAAAGGACTTGGTATCCATTACAAGCAGTTCAAGCTTGTCAAAATTTAAATGGATCTCACGATACAGATAGACTTTATTCAAGAATAGTTAACGATAGAATTGGTAGAAACTTAGAAGAGGGTAAACAATATGAAAAAGGATATAACATTATTAGACCTGATTTAGCTGGAAATTACCATCCTAACACAACTATAGATTGGAAAAATTGTCATATTAAACCTAAAGATGTATTAAAACTTATCTCAATATTCCAAATGACATACATAGGAGCTCCTATGCTATACTATGGTGATGAAGTTGGAATGTGGGGAGCTACAGATCCATATTGTAGAAAACCTATGCTTTGGGATGAGTTTTGGTATGATGATGAAAGAAACACTTCTTATGTAAACAACGATGAGCTTTATTCTCAAAAACCTGATATGGACTTATTTGAATGGTATAAAAAAATCATTAAAATACGTAAAGAACACAAATCTTTAGTATATGGAAGAATTAAACCTGTATACTTTAATAACGAAAAAGATATCATAGCTTATGAAAGATATGATAAGAATGAAAGTATTATAGTTGTATTAAATAACAGTTTTGAGGATCATAGTAATATTACTATTACTTCATTCCATAATTCTAAAACTTATCTAGATTTATTATCTGGTAAGAAAATTAAGAGTGATATAAATGGTAAAATGACTTTTGATATTAAAGCAAAAAAAGGATATATATTTTACTTACAAAAAAAAGATGATGAAAAATAG
- a CDS encoding oxidoreductase, whose translation MKLLEKYILGKLELKNRVVMPPMDTYEAKDGFVNEFHIAHYGARAIGNVGLIIQEVTAVRSDGRISEQDLGIWSDEHIEGLKKLVDSVHRLGSKIGIQIGDAGRKGLVKGGDILSSSNIPFNDYFGIPRKMEKEDILSLINDFKLAARRAESAGYDYLELHAAHGYLINQFLSTFSNDRDDEYGGSFVNRAKLLGEILAEVRKEFKGLVSIRVSAYEWAEGGYSPSDLAKVLVNFKEYLDVIHVSSGGTVNEGNLSFYPGYQLSFAKVIKEIMGIPVIAVGQIDNFDLAEFAIRDLDIDLIAVGRGLLRNPNWIMDEAFKNNIKIDARKATSRAYFRDRFVEKDLKK comes from the coding sequence ATGAAATTATTAGAAAAATATATTTTAGGTAAACTTGAATTAAAAAATAGAGTGGTAATGCCACCTATGGATACTTATGAAGCAAAAGATGGTTTTGTAAATGAATTTCATATTGCTCATTATGGTGCAAGAGCAATAGGGAATGTTGGTTTAATTATACAAGAAGTTACTGCGGTTAGAAGTGATGGAAGAATAAGTGAACAAGATCTTGGAATTTGGTCAGATGAACATATAGAAGGATTAAAGAAGTTAGTGGATAGTGTACATAGATTAGGAAGTAAAATAGGTATACAAATTGGAGATGCTGGCAGAAAAGGATTGGTTAAAGGAGGAGATATATTATCTAGCTCAAATATTCCTTTTAATGATTACTTCGGCATACCAAGAAAAATGGAGAAAGAAGATATACTTTCTTTAATCAATGATTTTAAATTAGCAGCAAGAAGAGCAGAAAGTGCAGGTTATGACTATTTAGAATTACATGCAGCTCATGGATATTTAATTAATCAATTTTTATCTACTTTTTCTAATGATAGAGATGATGAATATGGAGGATCTTTTGTAAACAGGGCAAAACTTTTAGGAGAAATACTTGCGGAAGTAAGAAAAGAATTTAAAGGTTTAGTTTCTATTAGAGTTTCTGCATATGAATGGGCAGAAGGGGGATATAGTCCAAGTGATTTAGCAAAAGTTTTAGTGAACTTTAAAGAATATTTAGATGTGATACATGTAAGTAGTGGAGGAACTGTAAATGAAGGAAATCTTTCATTTTATCCAGGTTATCAATTATCATTTGCTAAGGTTATAAAAGAAATAATGGGGATTCCAGTTATAGCAGTAGGACAAATTGATAATTTTGATTTAGCTGAATTTGCTATTAGAGATTTAGATATAGATTTAATTGCAGTAGGAAGAGGATTACTTAGAAATCCAAATTGGATTATGGATGAAGCATTTAAGAATAATATTAAAATAGATGCAAGAAAAGCTACAAGTAGGGCATATTTTAGAGATAGATTTGTAGAAAAAGACTTAAAAAAATAG